Part of the Haloarchaeobius litoreus genome is shown below.
GAGTTCGAGAGCCTCGACGAGATGCTGGAGTGGCTCTCGCTCTGTGGCTTCCTCTCGGTCCGCCGGAGCGACGAGAGTCGCTACCACGTCGTCTTCCCGTCCGAGGAGATCCGCTGGTTCATGACCCGGTTCATCGAGCGCAGTGCGGTGCGGCTCCCGTTCGACATCGAGATCGAGGAGGGGTACACGAAGGTCATGATGACCGAACATCCCGCCGAGGAGTCCTGAGCCCCCTGGACTGCTGGCCATCAGTTCCTGTCGTTCGGCGAGTATGAAGTCTTCATACGTCTTCATACGAACGCGTAAGCGCCGACAGAGGTGTGTTACTCGGTAACAACAGACTATAAGCCGGTTCACCGACTGGTACCTTTCGTCATGGCACAGGATGACACGTTCGCGGACAGGCTGCGGCGGCGGCGGTTCCTGCGCCTCGGTGGGGCGGTCGGTGCGGCGGGCCTCGCCGGGTGTCTGAACCAGGGTGAACTGCAAGGTGAGACCGACGACGGTGACGGTGAGACCGACGGTGGTGGCGGTGGCGGCGGCGACGACACGGACGATGACGACGGCGGCGGCGGTGGTGGTGGCTCGTCCGAACCGATACAGGTCGGGACCGCCATCCCGTTCTCGGGCGACCTCAGCGACTTCGGTGAGCCGATGCTCAACGCCATGCAGATGGCGGTCGAGGACATCAACGCGGCCGGTGGCCCGCTCGGACGGGAGGTGGAGATACTCGACGAGGACACCGGGACGGACTCCACACAGGGCGTCAACGCGGCGAACAAGCTCGTCGAGACCGACGGCGTCTCCGGGCTCATCGGAGCGGTCTCCTCGGGGGTCACCATCAGCATCGCGCAGTCGGTGACCATCCCGAACGAGGTGCTGCACATCACGTCGGCGTCGTCCTCGCCGAGCATCTCGACGCTGGACGACGACGACTACGTCTTCCGTACCCGGACGAACGACCGGTTCGTCGCGAAGGTGATGGCCCGCATCATCCAGAACCAGGGTGCCGACAGCGCGGCCGTCATCTACGTCAACAACGACTTCGGCCAGGCGCTCGCCGACACGTTCGAGTCCTCGTTCGAGGGCACGACGACGGCGACGGTCGGCTACACGTCGGGGCAGACGAGCTACGAGCAGATCCTCTCGGAGGCGTTCAGCGATGACCCCGAGTTCATCGCGTTCGCGGGCTACCCCGAGTCCGGGACGACGATGCTCAGCCAGTGGAACGAGGGTGGCTACGGTGGCAACTGGGTGTTGCACACCAGCATGCTCTCCGAGGACGTCATCAGCAACGTCGGTGCCGACGTCATCGACGGGATGTACGGCGTCCGGACGCGCCCGCCGACGGGTGACGCCACGGAGTCGTTCGTCAGCGACTACGAGAGCGCCTACCCCGACGCCGACGTGTTCTCGCCGTACTCGTGGAACTCATACGACGCGCTCGTGTCGTACTGTCTCGCCGTCCACGCGGCCGGCACGACCGACTCCTCTGCCGTCAAGGAGGAGATGCGGACGGTGTCGAACCCGCCGGGCGACACGTACAGCTACACCGAGTTCGGCGACGCCGTCTCGGCGCTCGACGACGGCGGGCAGGTCGACTACAGCGGGCCGAGCGGCAACGTGAACTACGACGACAACGGCGACGTGGCCAGCGACATGGTCGTCGTCGAGGTCGTCGACGGTTCGTTCGAGGACCAGGAGGTCATCCCGGCCGACGAGCTGGTCTGAGACGGCAGTCTGTCATCCCCCATTTTCGATACACATGCACGCTGCAACAGTACGACGAAACCGCCGGAGACGGAGAGAGGTGAGGCTCGCGTGAACGAGGACGCCCGCGTCGGCGTCGACATCGGCGGCACGTTCACGGACCTCGTGA
Proteins encoded:
- a CDS encoding ABC transporter substrate-binding protein encodes the protein MAQDDTFADRLRRRRFLRLGGAVGAAGLAGCLNQGELQGETDDGDGETDGGGGGGGDDTDDDDGGGGGGGSSEPIQVGTAIPFSGDLSDFGEPMLNAMQMAVEDINAAGGPLGREVEILDEDTGTDSTQGVNAANKLVETDGVSGLIGAVSSGVTISIAQSVTIPNEVLHITSASSSPSISTLDDDDYVFRTRTNDRFVAKVMARIIQNQGADSAAVIYVNNDFGQALADTFESSFEGTTTATVGYTSGQTSYEQILSEAFSDDPEFIAFAGYPESGTTMLSQWNEGGYGGNWVLHTSMLSEDVISNVGADVIDGMYGVRTRPPTGDATESFVSDYESAYPDADVFSPYSWNSYDALVSYCLAVHAAGTTDSSAVKEEMRTVSNPPGDTYSYTEFGDAVSALDDGGQVDYSGPSGNVNYDDNGDVASDMVVVEVVDGSFEDQEVIPADELV